Genomic DNA from Chiloscyllium plagiosum isolate BGI_BamShark_2017 chromosome 9, ASM401019v2, whole genome shotgun sequence:
ATTGTGAAGGGACACGGGGAAGAACAAATATTGCCAAATATGAAAGGAACGAGCTATGAGGAATCATGAGAGATAATTGAACTTTACATTCTGTGAAGAAAGCAGTAATTTGAGAGGGAAGATCCCGTTGaaatattaaatgtttaaaattaaataaaggaaGGACCAGCAGACAACGTTCAACGCTAGAATAAAGCATGTTTCTGCAAAAGTGGTTTCTCGTGATAAATGGTTTTAAAATTGCACTTCACAAATAATGCATTTTGAATAAGTTGGCACATAGAGTAGCCTAGTTATAAGtgccagagtttttttttctaaaaaaagaaTGCAGTTACAGATGATCCGGGGAGTTCAGAGAGCTTCAATGTTATCAACATTTTTACTTCTTTAATTGGATTGGGTAGATGAGTTAATTGAGGTGATATGGTTAAAGTTGCAGAGGAAAGGAGTAAATAAGTTTTTATGAAAACAAAAGCCACTAGATTTTAGAACAATGAATGAACTGAAGTGAATGAACTGAGCAATTAACACACAGACCTATTGATCAGCAATGGAATTTTATGACCAAGCTATGGACAGCAAAGTAGAGTATGATGAGAATAAAAACATTTATCTTAAAGAAATGCAAGTGCTctataaatttgtcagacatttcttttaaaaattaaatgtgaaAAGTCCAGGAGAGGAGTAAGTGGTAGTGGAAAAAGGTTAGGTAATCATCAGGAATTGATAATTGTAATTGATTACAATAACTACTTTGCTTATGAAAAATGGTCTTGGGAAGAGTTAATTCCTCAATTGGTTAAAAGGGAGATGAAATGCAATGATAGAACACATCTGGAATACTTTCAGCAATTTTGACAAAACCTTTCGGCAAGATCTAATAGCCTTAgaggtgatgatttggagatgccggtattagactggggtgtacaaagttaaaaatcacaccataccaggttatagtccaacaggtttaattggaagcactagctttcagagcgctgctccttcatcatgtggttgtggaccacctgatgaaggagcggcgctccgaaagctagtgtgcttccaattaaacctgttgaactataacctggtgtggtgtgatttttaaccttttttagAGGTGATGTAGCATAGAATTATTAGAATGATACTTGGTCTCTCAGGATTAAGCTAAACTAGACGTGTACTGCCTCAGTTTTAAAAGGTCTACAGGGTTATTGAATTAAATTttgaatatattatggggaacagaTAAAAGGAACTTgtaagaagttgcatcaagacactattcaaaagggccacaacacactgcagtacaccagaactgcaaaaagaggaaaaagaacacctatacaatgtattcgccaaaaacagatacccgcgcaatttcattaacagatgcctaagggaaagacaacggaacgaggacgtgccacaacccaaaggactagccacactaccatacatcaagagcatttccaaactgacagccagactactgcgaccactaggactcataacagcacacaaaccaactgccactctcagacaacaactcaccagaacgaaggacccgatacccagcatgagcaaaaccaatgtagtgtacaaaatcccatgcaaggactgcacaaaacactacaaaggacaaacaggaagaccgctaacgatccacatccataaacaccaactaaccacgaaacgacacaaccagctatccttagtagccacacacacagatgacaagcaccatgaattcgactgggacaacactgctattataggacaagccaaacagagaacagccagggaattcctagaggcatggcactcatccacagattcaatcaataagcacatcgacctggacccaatataccaaccactgcagcggacagctggaactgacaaccagaagtggcagattcaaaccactacaaatgccggaagaaagatcacagaagcgcttcacaggaggctcccaagcactgaggatgtcacctagacaggggacgaaacgtctgcaacacaaattcccagctcggcgatcagaaccacaacaacgagcacccgagctacaaatcttctcacagactttgagtATCTTATCTCACTCAACCAATTCAGAACAAATTTTCTTTTGTATCTCCCTTTGCTTCTGTGGCAGCAGCATCAGAGAAGAATTCGGGTTCCTGGCAGCTTCTGCACTGTCAAAGCGGTCCTAGCGCCGAATCATGGCTGCTGCAGAGTTTAGGTTCCTGAATGCATCTGTGTCCAGTGCACCTTCAAGGAGGTGACAGCAGAGGCGAGTTTGGGCTAGTAGGAGATCCTGCGTATCGGCAGCGGCTACATTGGAGAGGTTGGTCTGAAGCAGACTCGTGGCAGTAGTGGTGTCTCGTTTGGGTTGGTGTGATACCTGACAGCAGCTGTGAGGTCTGTATTGGTGAGGTCCATCAAGGACTCAAAGTGGTGAGGGCATCTGTGGAGGCTATATGTTGCCGAAGAGGGGCCACTTTCATTTCAGCAACATGGCAAAGGAGACTTAGGCCACGGGCTTGGTAGTCAGGCACATGATGGCACACTTAACATGAAGTACTGTAAAGTTGGATACTattttatttcttccttttttctgcctttatattctttgtttaggtttttttttgttttaagatggcgccagagagTGGCGAAACTAtacaatgctggatgactaaagaaattgagggtttggttaagaaaaagaaggaagcatatgacaggtatagacaggatagatcgagtgaatccttagagtataaaggcagtaggagtatactcaaaagggaaatcaggagggcaaaaaggggacatgagatagctttggcaaatagaaataaggagaatccatagggtttttacaaatacattaaggacagaaggataactagggagagaatagggctcctcaaagatcagcaaggtggcctttgtgtggagccgcagaaaatggggtagatactaaacgagtattttgcatcagtatttactgtggaagaggatacggaagatatagaaagtatcgaaatagatagtgacaccttgcaaaatgtccatattccagaggaaggaaatgctggatgtcttgaaatgcataaaggtgtatACATCCCCaggtaccctagaactctgtgggaagctggagaggtgattgctgggcctcttgctgagatatttgtatcatcaatagtcaaaggtgaggtgccagaagactggaggttagctaacgtgggtagtaaggacaagccagggaactgtagacctgtgagcctgacggtggtgggcaagttgttggagggagtcctgagggacaggatgtacatgtatttggaaaggcaaggactgattagggatagtcaacatggctttgtgcatgggaaatcatgtctcacaaacttgattgagtttttttgaagaagtaacaaagaagattgagggcagagcagtagatgtgatttatatggactccagtaaagcattcgacaaggttccccatgggagattggttagcaaggttagatttcacagaatacatggagaactagccttttggatacagaactggcccaaaggtagaagacagaatggtggtggaggattgtttttcagactggaggcctgtgaccagtggagtgccacaaggattggtgctgggtcctttaccttttgtcatttacataaatgatttggatgtgagcataagaggtacagttagtaagtttgcagatgacaccaaaattggaagtgtagtggacagcgaagaaggttacctcagattacaataggatcttgatcagatgggccaattggccgagaagtggcaaatggagtttaattcagataaaagcgaggtgcggcattttggtaaagcaaatcttagcaggacttgtccacttaatggtaaggtcctaaggagtgttgctaggagtgcaggttcatagctctttgaaagtggagtcgcaggtagataggatagtgaagaaggcttttggtatgctttcctttattggtcagagtattgagtacaggagttgggaggtcatgttgcggctgtacaagacattggttagcccactgttgaaatattgcgtgcaattctggtctccttcctatcggaaagatgttgtgaaacatgaaagggttcagaaaagatttacaagaatgtcaccagggttggaggatttgagctatggggagaggctgaacaggctggggctgttttccctggagcgtcagacgcTGTTGCTCCAGCCAATCTGTGCAGTCTGAGAGGAGCTGCAGACAGACACTCTTCCTGCAGATGTAGGTGTTGGAACTGTGTAAACTATCCACAGTTTCCAATATCTCCCAGAGAAGTGTATCACCCCACAAACTGCCTCTTCTAATCCTCTGATGATTActggatttaaaaaaaggaaataaatggaTAAATCTTCTCTACCTTTCTACTGATCGATCATATTGTTCATGAATGCGGTGAACAGTTGAGATCCCACCAGAGATTCTTGAAAGGTGTCACGTTAGTGTTTACCCATTATTCCTACTTTCAGGCCCAAAGATTCTGATCAGGTTTGGACACTGTTTCTGATCctgatctgatttttaaaaaacccatttACCTTTTGATGACTTAGGTGCTGAAAATTTCTGAACAAGGGTCTCCTATTACATATCTGTTCAAAAATTCCATAATTCTGCAGTATGGAAGTACATTGCtgaagccagcattcattgcattGTGTATGGTAAAGTTTAAATGTCCAACAAACAGTTTGAAAGCTACTGAATATGTAAGATTAGTAAGGACAGAGTTTGGGAAATGGAGTGGGGTGGAGGGAGGAATCATAGGAGCAAGTGGATTAGGGGTGGTGGTGCCATGTGAGTGGGTAGTGGTGGGATGCCAAATGTGTGAGAGCATTTACAAAGCAGATACGTTGGAGTGGTGCGTCAAGTTCAGTGACGGAGATTGGTTGAGTCCTAAAGAGGTGGGTCAGTTCAGGCCCTGGGGGGGAGATAGGGTTAAAAGGCTGTCTAGGTATGTGGCAGGGGTGGCAATGTTCATGCtcacaaagaaaaaagaacaagagggcatagattttaaagtgatttgcaaatgaaGGAAGGGCAATGTGAGAAAAAGCATTTTCACAATCGGTACCCTCACCTTTAACCAGTTGCGGCAAGAGAGTAGTGTCACTCTCCAAAGCATTATAACAGAAGTTTGGCCCATCTCAAAACAATTTTTGACATGGCAGTCATAGCCCTGAAACTCCCGACTCTACTTGCCACCTAACACCACATTTGCTTCACATACTTACCCTTTCCTGGGAATTTTCAATGTATCTTCTGTACAGCTGGACCTTTAAAACTCAAAATGCAGCATGCTGATTGCTGAAAAAATGATGGTAGTTTTCTTCAGTGCAGATTTTCTTCAGTGCTTGATTTGTAATTACTGGATATGTTCATCACAGGAACCCCATGTTCAGGAGTCACCAGCACAAGCTTTTGACTGAGTACATAACCgaaataggattagaatattTGGGCCAGTGGCTCAGATGCTTCAACAGAAGGAACTGAGGTGAGAGAAATTTAGTAAGATTAAGAGGTAAAAGGCCAAAGATGGtcaaataagattttttttttaaaactgcacagAGCATTTTGGATATATTAGTACTCATTCGATAGCAAGGCCATTTCAACTTTAAACCAATACCGTGCTAGTAATATAACTCCATAGCAAAGACCTTTACCTGATACTCAGATTATTGAAATGTTAGTCATGGGCGAGGTACCCCTTAATGTGCTAGGCACAATATTTACTCAAAATCCAGTACCTAAATGCCGATTATGTATTCTGTACCCATTCTGACAGTTATCCATTGAGTGAGTAATTTGGGGCTGGTTGGCTGGAGAGCtactttgcaatgcagagtgttGCCAACATAGGTTTGATTCATGCATCAGCTGAGAAGGACTCTCGTTCTCAActtctcctcttgcctgaggcCTGGTGACCCTAGGGTTAAACAACCACTAGTTGACTCTCCCAGATGGGAACACAGCCATATGGGTCTGGTGGGGCTATGGCAgctttacctttttttaaatctgagtCTTGAAACTCTAATGAGAGTCAGTTTCCTCCACTCAGTGTTTGGTTTCTACTCAAATTATTATGATAATGGAGCTAGTTAGTAGATATGTTTCCTAAGTTTTTAGCAATCCATGATATAGAAGTCAAATGTAACTACAGTGACTGTCCAGAGCTTTGATGGCATTGTACAATGATCCTGGAATTTAGTATAAATGAATGTCCTGAATTTCTGACTGATGAGGCTGCTGGAATTCTTTTGTTCTGAGGAGCAGTGAACTGATTACTTTGCTTTTAGAAGCTGCAACCTTTTCCAGTTAACCTACTTGGCAATAGGTACATAAGTTCTATTACTGGGAGATAATTTTTCTCAATCCTCTGTTGATCATTTCAAATTTGTGTATAATGTTCACCATATTGTTATGCCTTACAACAAAGATCAGAATGCAAATCCAGGCCCAGGTAGCATTGGAATGTTCTATTTAATGTGAGCACTTTATATTTTGTGATTAGCTTCTGAACATGCAAGTATCTGTGTTCTGTGATTTAAGACCCACTGTAAAACCTATCTCTTTTACCAAACTTTAGCTGCCTTGCTCAACTTTTgaatttgtcaatttttttcCAAGTGTTCCACAAAGTAATTTGGGGCTTTTTTCTATATCAAAGATAATTTTTGGATCTATCTTTGTGTTTTTATGTAGTTCTGGTGTAATGTTAATTAAAACCTGTAAGTATTCTAATTTATGAACAATAGACACCTAATGAGGGGGACTATTTTTGCTTTCATGATTGGAGTCCAACTAAAAGGAGGCTGAGAAAATAAACCAAGTCTCATAACTTAATATAATCTGAAGTTTATATAATAGACATCTGTTTTTTTCCCCATCTTGTAATGAAtagtgtttctttttctctctctttgacgTACATATATGCCAAGTGTGTTTTCCAGAATACAGCTTTTGAATTTTGtattcttaacttttttttttaaaaagacaaaataaattgatttatACATTCCTTATCATCCAGTAAAATAAGTCTCCTGCAAAGTGCCTAGATACATCAGACAAATCAGAATTACATAGCCAATTAATAAGTGATTTAAAAATTCCCAAAACTAGTGTAGCGATGCAAAGAAGTTTGGGGAGAGTATTCAAGAACAAACTTTTTCCCCGCTAACGCTATTTGAGGCTTGAAAATTATGACAGCCCTTTGGTAAAATTCTTTGGTGTCAAAGAGTGTGTGTGAAGAAGATCTGTCAGAGCAGTTGAGGTTTCCAATCCTCAACAGTGTGAGATGCAGATGACAATTTTCTTTCATGCTTCTGGACAGGGTTGGGTGGAAAGTCATCAAGACATTCTACTCCTGCTTACTATGCACTTATTATTACTGGGCATATAGTTATGAAATTGGAAGCTAATGAAAGGACATAATCCAATGACCTAGCAGCTTAACCTCTTTAAATGTTATGAAATCTTTCACAGCAAGGAATCAGAACCTTGTAGAGAAGAGTAGAAAAACTGACTAAAATAAAATACTGTTTTGTTTTGCAGAAGGACCATTCTGCATAGAGCAGGCAAGATGAATACTGCAGTTTGTACCACATCGCTGCCCGAAGAACAATTTCATGTAGTTGTCTCAGGGGAAAGTGTTAAGTTTCTGAACAGCCTAACCCAAACTGAAATCTGTCAAGAAGGAAAACCAGATTCTACAAATTCAGCTGATCAGGGTACTGGTGCTGCTACGTTGGAACTGAAACTATTCAGTAGCACCTCTGAAAAGAGTATTTTCCAAGATGTTGCTATAGGATATTCTTCATTTCAGGAGTCACCTTGTGAGACTAGTAATAAGTTGCCCATGTTTCCGGGAGATTTTGTGCAACATGAAGATTTTAAATGCTCCCGTTGCGAAAAGACCTTCAAAGAGTTATATTTATTCACTGCTCATCAACGCTTCCACAAGAATGAGGATGCATTGAAATGTAAGGTGTGTGACAAAGTGTTCATGCATATGTCGAGTCTCCTGAAGCATCACCGTATTCACACCGGTGAGAGGCCATTCAAGTGCGAGGTGTGTGGAAAGGCCTTCTCCGTTTCATCAAGCCTGTTGCAGCATCAACGTATCCATACAGGTGAGAAGCCCTTTCAGTGTGATGTCTGTCTGAAGCGCTTTACTGAATCCTCTTCGCTTAAAACACATCAACATATCCACACGGGTGAGAAGCCATTCAaatgctctgagtgtgggaagggttACAGCAGGTCATCACAGCTGCTCATCCATCAGCTCACGCATACAGATGAGAAGCCTTACCAATGTACTATTTGTCTGAAAGGTTTCATCCAGTTCACCCACCTCACCAatcaccagcgggttcacactggtgAGAAGCCATTCCAGTGCAACCTCTGTCAGAAGCGTTTTGTCTCCTCCTCCTCACTTGCATCACACCAGTACATTCACACTGGTAAAAAGCCATTTAAGTGTGAGATGTGCGATAAGACCTTTACGCAATCATCAAACCTCCTGAAACACCGACGCATCCATACTGGTGAGAAACCATTCAAATGTGAGGTATGTGAGAAAACCTTCACCGTGTCCTCAAGTCTTCTGAAGCACCACCGCATCCACACTGGTGAAAAACCTTTTAAGTGTGACGTTTGCTCAAAATGCTTCATTGATTCCTCTTCTCTGACACGGCACCAGCGCATCCACACAGGAGTGAAACCATTCAAATGTGAAGTGTGTGGCAAGGTATTCACAGTGTCATCAAGCCTCTTGAAACATCAGCATATGCACAAAAGGTAGAAGACCTTCAGCTCTGACACCTGCCAGAAATACTACATTATCTCCTTTTTGGATGCAGTAGTATATCAACACAGGAGGGAATCTATACAGCTGTTTCATATTTAGGAAAGGTTTAAGCACATCATACACATTAGCATTCATTCACATGTGACTATCTCCAGTTTTTCACTGCCATAGATTGGCATCACTATGACAGAAAAGTTACAGGATCAGTAGGTGAAGTTTCTACTCATATACATTAGTAATGTCAATACAATTTGGACAGGGAAGGGGGCAATCAGCAGAACCAGTGCAGAATGTtgggcaatttttaaaaactgaattatgCCCAAATCTGCTTAGGTTTGTGTTTTCTGTACTATTTTATGTTAATTCAGAACTCCATTAGCTAGAATCTGGTCCTGTCCGCAAAACCCTCAGTGGATGTTGCAAGATCTCACAAATTGCTTTTGTTCAGGAAAACTCTTAAAGTTGTACTAATTTTCTTAGATCACAGCATTAGTGGGcatgttttaaattaattccTTTGTTAGTCATTTTCAATGGTTTTAATTAAAATAACATAGAGGTAGAGACTGattaaaaatgcttatttttgcTGATTAAAGATTTTCAGCTGTGTATTTTAGAAAGAAAACTGCATCAAAGACTATTTTTaccaaaaaggagaaaaagaagCCAATTTTAATTCTTGTATGACTCATGGGCATCATCGACAAGACTGGCAAGTGTTGTCCATCACTAGTTCTCCTTGATTGGttttctaggccatttcaaagggcagttaagacttAACCACATTACTGGAGGCCTGCAGTGACACATTGAAGCCAGATCAGGTAACAATGTCAGATTTCTGTCCCTAACATATGCAAGAGATTCGGATGGTTTTTACAACGGTGTTTACATTGTCGTCATTAGactaactcttaat
This window encodes:
- the LOC122552953 gene encoding zinc finger protein 501-like isoform X2, which encodes MLQQKELRRTILHRAGKMNTAVCTTSLPEEQFHVVVSGESVKFLNSLTQTEICQEGKPDSTNSADQGTGAATLELKLFSSTSEKSIFQDVAIGYSSFQESPCETSNKLPMFPGDFVQHEDFKCSRCEKTFKELYLFTAHQRFHKNEDALKCKVCDKVFMHMSSLLKHHRIHTGERPFKCEVCGKAFSVSSSLLQHQRIHTGEKPFQCDVCLKRFTESSSLKTHQHIHTGEKPFKCSECGKGYSRSSQLLIHQLTHTDEKPYQCTICLKGFIQFTHLTNHQRVHTGEKPFQCNLCQKRFVSSSSLASHQYIHTGKKPFKCEMCDKTFTQSSNLLKHRRIHTGEKPFKCEVCEKTFTVSSSLLKHHRIHTGEKPFKCDVCSKCFIDSSSLTRHQRIHTGVKPFKCEVCGKVFTVSSSLLKHQHMHKR
- the LOC122552953 gene encoding zinc finger protein 501-like isoform X1, with amino-acid sequence MRALMLGRSGRTILHRAGKMNTAVCTTSLPEEQFHVVVSGESVKFLNSLTQTEICQEGKPDSTNSADQGTGAATLELKLFSSTSEKSIFQDVAIGYSSFQESPCETSNKLPMFPGDFVQHEDFKCSRCEKTFKELYLFTAHQRFHKNEDALKCKVCDKVFMHMSSLLKHHRIHTGERPFKCEVCGKAFSVSSSLLQHQRIHTGEKPFQCDVCLKRFTESSSLKTHQHIHTGEKPFKCSECGKGYSRSSQLLIHQLTHTDEKPYQCTICLKGFIQFTHLTNHQRVHTGEKPFQCNLCQKRFVSSSSLASHQYIHTGKKPFKCEMCDKTFTQSSNLLKHRRIHTGEKPFKCEVCEKTFTVSSSLLKHHRIHTGEKPFKCDVCSKCFIDSSSLTRHQRIHTGVKPFKCEVCGKVFTVSSSLLKHQHMHKR
- the LOC122552953 gene encoding zinc finger protein 501-like isoform X3; this encodes MNTAVCTTSLPEEQFHVVVSGESVKFLNSLTQTEICQEGKPDSTNSADQGTGAATLELKLFSSTSEKSIFQDVAIGYSSFQESPCETSNKLPMFPGDFVQHEDFKCSRCEKTFKELYLFTAHQRFHKNEDALKCKVCDKVFMHMSSLLKHHRIHTGERPFKCEVCGKAFSVSSSLLQHQRIHTGEKPFQCDVCLKRFTESSSLKTHQHIHTGEKPFKCSECGKGYSRSSQLLIHQLTHTDEKPYQCTICLKGFIQFTHLTNHQRVHTGEKPFQCNLCQKRFVSSSSLASHQYIHTGKKPFKCEMCDKTFTQSSNLLKHRRIHTGEKPFKCEVCEKTFTVSSSLLKHHRIHTGEKPFKCDVCSKCFIDSSSLTRHQRIHTGVKPFKCEVCGKVFTVSSSLLKHQHMHKR